Proteins from one Candidatus Equadaptatus faecalis genomic window:
- a CDS encoding iron ABC transporter permease: MKKGAFFLLFLFSAAVLLFAPFCGVENIPSSAVLHRSSPMLCKIFWELRVPRVLLGWITGATLAVCGMLFQALFRNDLASPDMLGISSGAAFGAVTYIRLGAEFSLFGIFSGISAAAFAGSLLATFAIYAAGNVKKHSMSSASLLLAGIAVSYLLSSLNMIMQYSGSYIDSFRALRWSMGGLETVGFSQVLTTLPALLLIVFTAFYAAPELDLFVCGEKLAASRGVSVGKLRRALFLAVSFVIAVNVSVCGPVGFIGLLSPHICRRFAGSAHRPLTLASVFFGGAFLVLCDTAARVLWAPSEVPVGILTAFTGSLFFLWLLVRER; encoded by the coding sequence ATGAAGAAGGGCGCTTTTTTCCTGCTGTTTTTGTTTTCTGCCGCTGTTTTGCTTTTTGCGCCGTTCTGCGGGGTTGAAAATATTCCGTCGTCAGCCGTTCTGCACAGAAGCAGTCCAATGCTTTGCAAAATATTCTGGGAGCTGCGTGTTCCCCGCGTTTTGCTCGGCTGGATAACGGGGGCGACGCTTGCAGTCTGCGGCATGCTTTTTCAGGCGCTTTTCAGAAACGACCTTGCTTCGCCGGATATGCTCGGAATTTCTTCCGGAGCCGCATTCGGCGCTGTAACCTATATACGTTTGGGAGCGGAGTTTTCGCTTTTCGGAATATTTTCGGGAATTTCGGCGGCGGCTTTTGCAGGCTCGCTGCTTGCGACTTTTGCGATTTATGCCGCGGGAAACGTGAAAAAGCACAGCATGAGCAGCGCTTCGCTGCTGCTTGCAGGCATTGCGGTCAGCTATTTGCTGTCAAGCCTGAATATGATTATGCAGTACAGCGGAAGCTACATAGACTCTTTCCGTGCGCTGCGCTGGTCTATGGGCGGGCTTGAAACCGTCGGTTTCAGTCAGGTTCTTACAACGCTTCCCGCACTGCTTCTGATTGTTTTCACCGCATTTTACGCCGCGCCTGAACTTGACCTTTTTGTCTGCGGCGAGAAGCTTGCGGCAAGCAGGGGCGTCAGCGTCGGAAAGCTGCGCAGGGCGCTTTTCCTTGCAGTTTCGTTTGTTATCGCAGTCAACGTTTCCGTATGCGGCCCTGTTGGTTTTATAGGTTTGCTTTCGCCGCATATCTGCAGGCGTTTTGCAGGCAGCGCACACAGACCGCTGACTTTGGCATCGGTATTTTTCGGCGGCGCGTTCCTGGTGCTCTGCGATACTGCGGCAAGAGTGCTTTGGGCGCCTTCGGAGGTGCCTGTGGGAATTCTTACGGCTTTTACTGGGTCATTGTTCTTCCTTTGGCTGCTGGTGAGGGAAAGATAA
- a CDS encoding MotA/TolQ/ExbB proton channel family protein produces MYEYMQQGGHIMWVIFAMSVIALAVTIERLIFFRENSTDAEALELAFGEAMFKCDRDNAYRVVSEKKSSLHRVFLAAYTHWEIDNEEIKLLVEQQVRREIYRWEKHLWLLELVARLSPLLGLLGTVLGMVEMFHSLNLGGQITGAAVTGGIYKALFTTVAGLVAAIPFIFIHGMLVSRIDSEEETLNRGADFIIMEHIIRTNEK; encoded by the coding sequence ATGTACGAATATATGCAGCAGGGCGGACATATTATGTGGGTTATTTTCGCAATGTCCGTTATTGCTTTGGCGGTTACCATTGAACGGCTGATATTTTTCAGGGAAAATTCGACAGACGCGGAGGCTTTGGAGCTTGCGTTCGGCGAAGCCATGTTTAAGTGCGACAGGGACAATGCGTACCGTGTCGTGAGTGAAAAGAAAAGTTCTCTGCACAGGGTTTTCCTCGCGGCGTACACGCACTGGGAAATAGACAATGAGGAAATAAAACTGCTTGTGGAACAGCAGGTGCGCCGTGAAATTTACCGCTGGGAAAAGCATTTGTGGCTGCTTGAGCTTGTTGCCAGACTGTCTCCGCTGCTTGGGCTTCTTGGCACTGTTTTGGGTATGGTGGAGATGTTCCATTCCCTCAATCTCGGAGGACAGATAACTGGGGCAGCGGTTACGGGCGGCATTTACAAGGCTTTGTTCACGACCGTTGCCGGTCTTGTTGCCGCTATTCCGTTTATTTTTATTCACGGAATGCTTGTTTCGCGTATCGACAGCGAGGAAGAAACGCTTAACCGCGGCGCGGATTTTATAATTATGGAGCATATTATACGGACAAATGAGAAATAA
- a CDS encoding biopolymer transporter ExbD, which yields MRNKRRRLADVDITPLIDMMFMLIIFFVLTSSFVNGKLSVELPTGEAAPNAESAVTVSVLADGSVQWDGKNVSMQELAWLAHKSQLKDVLVAGDKSANYGRVAEVLALLKREGVSSAGLLMQNGEK from the coding sequence ATGAGAAATAAACGCAGACGCCTGGCAGACGTTGACATCACGCCGCTTATAGACATGATGTTCATGCTGATTATATTTTTCGTGCTGACTTCTTCGTTTGTCAACGGGAAGCTGAGCGTTGAGCTGCCTACGGGAGAAGCGGCGCCGAATGCTGAATCGGCGGTTACCGTTTCGGTGCTTGCCGACGGGAGCGTGCAGTGGGACGGAAAAAACGTCTCCATGCAGGAGCTTGCATGGCTGGCGCACAAATCACAGCTGAAAGACGTGCTTGTCGCCGGTGACAAATCAGCAAATTACGGCAGGGTCGCAGAGGTGCTTGCGCTGCTGAAGCGCGAGGGCGTTTCTTCTGCAGGGCTGCTTATGCAGAACGGGGAGAAATAG